From one Culex quinquefasciatus strain JHB chromosome 3, VPISU_Cqui_1.0_pri_paternal, whole genome shotgun sequence genomic stretch:
- the LOC6053943 gene encoding uncharacterized protein LOC6053943, which translates to MSTVIALMVILSIVINGPSGHTFAAPAQNPEAEHPPTSPDVVRLVHYLTYLLDYIIRHYVPDWSLHPNQNATHYFEEAILEGRTDEPRQDGVKRPAKPDEATAEKTIQVVDQLSHEIKP; encoded by the exons ATGAGTACGGTAATCGCTCTGATGGTGATCCTCAGCATCGTGATCAACGGG CCTAGCGGGCACACCTTCGCCGCACCTGCTCAGAACCCCGAGGCCGAACACCCCCCAACCAGTCCCGACGTCGTTCGGCTGGTGCACTACCTAACCTACCTGCTGGACTACATCATCCGGCACTACGTTCCGGACTGGAGCCTGCACCCCAACCAGAACGCAACCCACTACTTCGAGGAGGCCATCCTCGAAGGTCGAACCGACGAGCCCCGCCAGGACGGCGTGAAAAGACCGGCCAAACCAGACGAGGCCACGGCCGAAAAGACGATTCAAGTGGTGGATCAACTCAGTCATGAAATCAAGCCGTAA